A window of the Butyricimonas virosa genome harbors these coding sequences:
- the istB gene encoding IS21-like element helper ATPase IstB produces the protein MEMNQDTLEKMLGMNLKGMYYAFKTSLETHRTESMTTDQFVSWLVSSEWDDRRNRAVERAIRQASFRYKATIEEIDFSVERGLDKNLTLRLADLTFVRERKDLFITGSAGTGKSYLATAFGFQACQKGYKVLYANTSRLMGMLKVAKAKGTILQELKKIERLDMLILDDFGIQPFDSQGRMNLMDIIEDRHGKKSTIITSQVPVKDWYDVIGEKTIADAVLDRIVHQAIRIELFGESLRKCKSKK, from the coding sequence ATGGAAATGAATCAGGATACATTGGAAAAGATGTTAGGAATGAACCTTAAAGGTATGTATTATGCCTTTAAAACAAGTTTGGAAACACATCGGACAGAGAGTATGACTACCGACCAGTTCGTCTCATGGCTGGTTTCAAGTGAATGGGATGACCGCAGAAACCGTGCGGTAGAGAGGGCTATCCGTCAGGCCTCCTTCAGATACAAGGCCACCATTGAAGAAATAGACTTCTCGGTGGAAAGGGGGCTGGACAAGAACCTTACCCTGCGTTTGGCCGACCTGACTTTTGTCAGAGAGCGCAAAGACCTGTTTATTACCGGAAGCGCCGGAACAGGTAAAAGTTATCTGGCAACAGCTTTTGGCTTCCAGGCTTGCCAAAAAGGATATAAAGTGTTATATGCCAATACATCCAGACTTATGGGGATGCTTAAGGTTGCCAAGGCAAAAGGTACAATCCTGCAAGAACTCAAGAAAATCGAAAGGTTGGATATGCTTATACTGGATGATTTTGGTATACAACCTTTCGATTCCCAGGGGCGGATGAATCTGATGGATATCATAGAGGACAGGCATGGTAAAAAATCTACCATCATAACATCACAGGTACCGGTAAAAGACTGGTATGACGTTATTGGAGAAAAGACGATTGCCGATGCCGTTCTGGACAGAATTGTGCATCAGGCCATACGCATTGAACTCTTCGGGGAGTCGCTGCGGAAATGTAAAAGTAAAAAATAA